The Kluyveromyces lactis strain NRRL Y-1140 chromosome D complete sequence genome has a window encoding:
- the RRT5 gene encoding Rrt5p (some similarities with uniprot|P43607 Saccharomyces cerevisiae YFR032C Hypothetical ORF): MSSHARVYISNLSFEASENQLYEYLQDYNVISVLIPSQTVRGLKNKAVRPFGIAYAEFSNEEDANKVIQELNGKLFMERHLNLRMHIPIDSNKVQIVRKSSVAVVASSTAGADPSASSDTPAEAPEVASALEQQPLVKQLKSRKHRLTPFRRKKREEPAVEADIPEASTENVQETGNNETEVSEAVAGAADANAGANADANPIVTVDPVNSESSDVGNVTTVITEKPVSETIAFIGFIPRNTTDNQLREYFKGFDPQEIVVFKNRTYRRGFTFHRHFTAALVTFPDAFRLNDAKQFATQEKFRGKQINVKNAFIEKIEEVQRALEKKAGANTNGESAEGNNEIPADAGVTGDEPDTANAVAAIPIEGNPQPQADGNDGAVVEPEANAEPLIDQEDGVTASQDNPLLNSNAESQLESQQPVEQVAA; encoded by the coding sequence ATGTCGTCGCACGCAAGGGTATACATTTCGAACTTGAGTTTCGAAGCAAGTGAGAATCAATTATATGAATATTTGCAAGACTACAATGTCATTTCTGTATTGATCCCAAGTCAAACTGTGAGAGGCTTGAAGAATAAAGCAGTGCGTCCATTTGGGATTGCATATGCTGAATTTTccaatgaagaagatgcaAATAAGGTtattcaagaattgaatggGAAATTGTTCATGGAAAGGCATTTGAATTTAAGAATGCATATTCCAATTGATTCTAATAAGGTTCAAATCGTTAGAAAATCATCAGTGGCTGTGGTTGCTTCCTCTACTGCAGGTGCTGATCCATCCGCCTCCTCAGATACTCCTGCGGAAGCACCAGAAGTGGCATCCGCGCTGGAACAACAACCTCTTGttaaacaattgaaatctaGGAAGCACAGGTTGACTCCAtttagaagaaaaaagagagagGAGCCAGCTGTTGAAGCAGATATTCCTGAAGCTTCTACTGAAaatgttcaagaaactgGTAACAATGAGACGGAAGTTTCAGAAGCTGTTGCTGGTGCGGCTGATGCCAATGCCGGTGCCAATGCCGATGCCAATCCGATAGTGACGGTTGATCCAGTTAATTCTGAAAGTTCTGACGTTGGGAACGTTACCACTGTGATAACAGAAAAACCTGTTTCCGAGACCATTGCATTCATTGGATTCATTCCTCGTAATACGACTGATAATCAGCTACgtgaatatttcaaaggatTTGATCCACAAGAAATTGTTGTATTTAAAAATAGAACTTATAGACGTGGGTTCACTTTCCATCGCCATTTCACAGCAGCCTTGGTAACGTTCCCCGATGCCTTCAGGCTAAACGATGCGAAACAGTTTGCAACACAAGAGAAATTTAGGGGCAAACAGATAAACGTGAAGAACGCATTTATAgaaaagattgaagaagtgCAAAGGGCTTTAGAGAAGAAGGCGGGTGCTAACACTAATGGAGAGTCCGCGGAAGGCAACAACGAAATCCCAGCAGATGCTGGGGTAACAGGAGATGAACCTGATACAGCTAATGCTGTTGCGGCAATTCCTATCGAGGGAAATCCTCAACCACAAGCTGACGGTAATGACGGTGCTGTGGTGGAGCCCGAGGCCAATGCCGAACCGCTTATCGACCAGGAAGATGGTGTGACAGCATCGCAGGACAATCCATTACTTAATTCAAATGCAGAGTCTCAATTAGAATCTCAACAACCTGTAGAACAGGTCGCAGCCTAA
- the RPL29 gene encoding 60S ribosomal protein eL29 (highly similar to uniprot|P05747 Saccharomyces cerevisiae YFR032C-A RPL29 Protein component of the large (60S) ribosomal subunit), with translation MAKSKNHTAHNQTKKAHRNGIKKPKTYKYPSLKGVDAKFRRNHRFALHGTAKALAAKRAEKK, from the coding sequence ATGGCTAAGTCTAAGAACCATACCGCTCACAACCAAACCAAAAAGGCTCACAGAAACGGTATCAAGAAGCCAAAGACCTACAAGTACCCATCCTTGAAGGGTGTCGATGCCAAGTTCAGAAGAAACCATAGATTCGCTTTGCACGGTACTGCCAAGGCTTTGGCTGCTAAGCgtgctgaaaagaaataa
- the QCR6 gene encoding ubiquinol--cytochrome-c reductase subunit 6 (weakly similar to uniprot|P00127 Saccharomyces cerevisiae YFR033C QCR6 ubiquinol-cytochrome c oxidoreductase subunit 6 (17 kDa)), producing the protein MISSITAYLEELKDAFVPTVAKAEDDVEEDEEEEEDDEDEDDEDEEEEQGDQLDALREECKSTEEGKHLVHHYLECVERVQKAQEEPGYEDLAYKEDCVEEFFHLAHFVDECAAPKLFDYLK; encoded by the coding sequence ATGATTTCCTCTATTACTGCTTACTTGGAAGAATTAAAGGATGCTTTCGTGCCAACTGTGGCCAAGGCTGAAGACgacgttgaagaagatgaagaagaggaagaagatgacgaagatgaagacgatgaagatgaagaagaagaacaaggtGATCAATTAGATGCTTTGAGAGAAGAATGTAAATCTACCGAAGAAGGTAAGCACTTGGTTCATCATTATCTGGAATGTGTCGAAAGAGTTCAAAAGGCACAAGAAGAACCAGGCTATGAAGATTTGGCATACAAGGAGGACTGTGTGGAAGAATTCTTCCACTTGGCACATTTCGTGGATGAATGCGCTGCTCCAAAACTGTTCGATTacttgaaataa
- the PHO4 gene encoding phosphate-sensing transcription factor PHO4 (conserved hypothetical protein) codes for MSDDYLHGVSPAEHSRSHHHSNYNGNHDLNMDDGNDSRNESQNGDTGNNGPGTVGPSSAILDQVDEYLHSHRHERDDVKHEDQADEGFVNSRRSTPWVMDSHHYVTEDIDMDLDHLSHALLNGDRTGGASNSGNQVPTGTNLGAGDEAPHHHDSASFLDQDSLSPIGLSGPSPSHFQLDFSLIEDEHHEHQQNSHHHSQQQQHHGHQSSHHAHSSVGPEDSNGSEHVRPDMVFSPMVSPMVMPTNSLHNTPFMGPSGVPYGNVQNTPFMPENSSSSMPSSTTQEHGPHTSKFSPLTSPALNAIEQQHLQQRHQQQQQQGFSLPDASISSSRKSSTTNTRSKRTPHTTPLMGPTQSNQTTNTNKIIKHSPHISSRRSLTKFKSGSRDDMVFKLPDSSLKNENAGSHNSNNHTPNSAHSSSNGSNSDRMTPSSLMNYPKIILPSNSNTMTPSNDESVLRATESPVIKPKKYSEGYYSTAATHRQSSVEEAGGTGAGGENNQKQSPTVQKQGFNNTNSSSNGSNTKLKKNNGSTTTSPTINANSNSTTSTSGTTATTAPALTAPSASSSNSSVKSNGRTRSVPGRRTSLRGSNRSSQKPKSSSEDDENDADADRENERDEEDDDDDDVVKKQKQVHKVAEQGRRNRLNNALKDLESLIPKELKDVAAIPSKATTVELAAQYIRQLLKANSNQ; via the coding sequence ATGTCTGATGACTATTTGCATGGAGTCAGTCCTGCTGAGCATTCACGGTCCCATCATCATTCGAACTATAACGGAAACCATGATTTGAATATGGACGATGGTAATGACTCCAGAAATGAAAGTCAAAACGGTGATACCGGTAATAATGGTCCCGGGACAGTTGGTCCCAGTTCAGCTATTTTGGATCAAGTCGATGAGTATTTGCACTCGCATCGCCATGAGAGGGACGACGTTAAACACGAAGATCAAGCTGACGAAGGGTTTGTGAATTCTAGGAGGAGTACGCCCTGGGTTATGGATTCGCATCATTATGTGACTGAAGATATCGATATGGATTTGGACCATTTATCACATGCGCTCTTGAACGGAGATCGTACTGGTGGTGCTAGTAATAGTGGTAACCAGGTTCCGACTGGTACAAACCTGGGCGCAGGGGATGAAGCTCCTCATCACCACGATTCTGCATCTTTTTTGGATCAGGATTCGCTGAGCCCGATTGGGCTTTCGGGACCTTCTCCATCGCATTTTCAGCTGGATTTCTCTTTGATTGAGGATGAACACCACGAGCATCAACAAAACAGTCACCATCACAgccaacaacaacaacaccATGGCCATCAGAGCAGCCACCATGCGCATTCTTCAGTAGGGCCCGAGGATTCCAATGGTAGTGAACACGTAAGACCAGATATGGTTTTCTCGCCTATGGTTTCACCCATGGTGATGCCTACCAACAGTTTGCACAACACGCCTTTCATGGGACCTTCAGGGGTGCCTTACGGTAACGTGCAAAACACGCCGTTTATGCCCgaaaattcttcttcttcgatgCCCTCGTCGACCACACAAGAACATGGCCCACATACTTCGAAGTTCTCACCCTTGACTTCGCCTGCATTGAATGCAATCGAACAACAGCATCTACAACAACGTcaccagcagcaacaacaacaggGTTTCTCTCTACCAGATGCCAGtatatcatcatcaagGAAAAGTTCTACAACGAATACGCGCTCGAAACGGACCCCTCATACAACGCCACTGATGGGACCGACACAGTCCAACCAAACGACAAATACAAATAAGATCATAAAGCATTCTCCACATATCTCATCACGAAGATCTTTAACGAAATTCAAGAGTGGAAGTCGAGACGATATGGTGTTCAAATTACCGGACTCCTCCCTAAAGAATGAAAACGCAGGTTCACATAACAGTAACAACCATACTCCAAACTCTGCACATTCATCATCTAATGGATCAAACTCGGATAGAATGACTCCGTCATCGTTGATGAATTATCCAAAGATTATTCTTCCGTCTAATTCAAATACAATGACTCCTTCTAACGATGAATCCGTGCTACGAGCCACTGAATCTCCCGTCATCAAACCGAAAAAATACTCTGAGGGTTATTACAGCACTGCCGCTACTCATCGTCAATCTTCTGTAGAAGAAGCGGGCGGCACTGGCGCAGGAGGTGAAAACAATCAAAAGCAATCGCCTACGGTACAGAAACAAGGTTTCAACAATACAAACTCATCGAGTAACGGTTCTAATACGAAactaaagaaaaataatggTTCTACAACAACTTCACCCACGATTAATGCTAATTCTAATTCTACAACATCTACATCAGGTACCACTGCAACAACTGCACCAGCTCTTACTGCACCATCAGCTTCAAGTTCAAATTCCTCTGTGAAGAGTAACGGCAGAACAAGATCCGTGCCTGGAAGACGAACCTCATTAAGAGGATCAAATCGATCTTCTCAGAAACCTAAATCCTCTAGTGAGGATGACGAAAATGACGCTGACGCTGACCGTGAAAACGAACGtgacgaagaagacgatgatgatgacgacgTGGTAAAGAAGCAAAAGCAAGTGCATAAAGTAGCAGAacaaggaagaagaaacagattGAACAATGCATTGAAGGATCTTGAGTCCTTGATTCCAAAGGAACTCAAAGACGTGGCGGCAATCCCATCCAAAGCTACCACAGTCGAGCTGGCTGCCCAGTATATCCGTCAATTGTTGAAGGCAAACTCCAACCAGTGA
- the FAF1 gene encoding Faf1p (similar to uniprot|P40546 Saccharomyces cerevisiae YIL019W FAF1 Protein required for pre-rRNA processing and 40S ribosomal subunit assembly) encodes MSSTWSSHEQHQMQITRPKQDIAGSNNMDDEYMKQLEAQRLAFEAQFGTLESMGFEDKTKNAHSDDDDDNVSQSESEDEKESESASGSDTSFYGFDEIEESDLEEDLPEKKQPVRQPRVVKFQEEQNEYKPSKKEQRLIRSGKAPTVRALETAGQNAAADSDSDSDQERDNLRNDIELQRFLKESHLISAFQTDKDTIHDSELHGKARARTLETRLQSLSQINAVQHKNLESMPMNIRKGMIKKHTGRITKYEQEARDAGTVLSRVSRGEFRRIESTYKNDIERRIGRGKLKKRSGAIRDFGLKVQSVGHSTRNGLKLSAADIAKIKGASETTWLARADKN; translated from the coding sequence ATGAGCTCTACATGGTCATCACATGAACAGCACCAGATGCAAATAACTCGACCCAAACAAGATATCGCAGGCTCCAACAACATGGACGACGAGTATATGAAACAGCTAGAAGCTCAGCGTCTTGCCTTTGAGGCACAGTTTGGGACTCTGGAGAGCATGGGCTTCGAGGACAAGACCAAGAATGCACATAgcgatgacgatgacgataATGTTAGTCAGTCTGAATCAGAGGACGAGAAGGAAAGTGAGTCTGCATCTGGTTCTGACACATCGTTCTATGGGTTCGACGAGATAGAGGAGTCagatcttgaagaagacttgcctgaaaagaagcaacCCGTCAGACAACCAAGAGTGGTTAAAttccaagaagaacaaaacgAATACAAACCTAgcaagaaagaacaaaggTTAATACGAAGCGGGAAGGCCCCAACGGTACGAGCCTTAGAGACAGCGGGTCAGAATGCAGCTGCAGATTCTGACTCGGATTCTGATCAGGAGAGAGACAACCTACGAAACGATATAGAATTACAACGGTTCCTAAAGGAATCGCATCTCATCAGTGCGTTCCAAACTGACAAAGATACAATACACGATTCCGAATTGCACGGCAAGGCTCGTGCCAGAACCCTAGAGACAAGACTTCAATCGCTGTCCCAGATCAACGCGGTGCAGCACAAGAACCTCGAATCGATGCCCATGAACATACGGAAGGGTATGATCAAGAAGCATACGGGACGTATCACTAAATACGAACAAGAAGCACGTGACGCAGGAACGGTGTTGTCACGTGTATCACGCGGAGAGTTCCGTCGCATCGAGTCCACATACAAGAACGACATCGAGAGACGTATTGGACGTGGGAAGCTAAAAAAGAGATCGGGTGCCATTAGAGACTTCGGATTGAAGGTACAGAGCGTGGGTCATAGCACTCGTAACGGATTGAAGTTGAGTGCTGCGGATATCGCCAAAATAAAGGGAGCAAGTGAAACGACGTGGCTTGCACGTGCTGACAAGAATTGA
- the HIS6 gene encoding 1-(5-phosphoribosyl)-5- ((5-phosphoribosylamino)methylideneamino)imidazole-4-carboxamide isomerase HIS6 (highly similar to uniprot|P40545 Saccharomyces cerevisiae YIL020C HIS6 Phosphoribosyl-5-amino-1-phosphoribosyl-4- imidazolecarboxiamide isomerase catalyzes the fourth step in histidine biosynthesis mutations cause histidine auxotrophy and sensitivity to Cu Co and Ni salts), producing the protein MTKFVGCIDLHDGQVKQIVGGTLTDSSKDKVTTNFVSKLPPSHYAKLYHENQVEGCHVIKLGPNNDEAALEALNECPNFLQVGGGITLDNCGYWLKYASKIIVTSFLFDKSTYQFQREKLVKLAEICGKDRLVVDLSCKRVTKPDQEPKWVVAMNKWQTLTDLELNERTFADLCQYTDEFLVHAADVEGLCNGIDEELVAHLYKWTADIPKVKIVYAGGAKSVDDLRLVEKLSHGKIDLTFGSALDIFGGSLVKFEDCVQWNHEKHA; encoded by the coding sequence ATGACTAAGTTTGTCGGGTGCATTGATTTGCACGATGGGCAGGTGAAACAAATCGTGGGTGGTACGCTTACTGATTCGTCCAAAGATAAAGTTACTACGAATTTCGTATCGAAATTACCACCTTCTCATTATGCGAAGCTATACCATGAGAATCAGGTCGAGGGATGTCACGTTATTAAGCTGGGTCCCAATAACGATGAGGCAGCATTAGAAGCATTGAACGAATGTCCTAATTTTTTACAAGTAGGTGGTGGTATCACCCTGGATAACTGTGGATACTGGTTAAAGTATGCTTCCAAGATTATAGTAAcgtcttttcttttcgataaGAGTACATATCAGTTCCAACGTGAgaaattggtgaaattgGCTGAAATATGTGGTAAGGACCGTTTAGTGGTAGATCTCTCATGCAAACGTGTCACGAAACCGGATCAAGAGCCAAAGTGGGTCGTTGCTATGAATAAATGGCAGACCCTTACTGATTTGGAGCTAAACGAAAGAACTTTCGCTGATCTTTGTCAATATACCGATGAATTCTTGGTTCATGCAGCAGATGTAGAGGGTCTATGTAATGGGATTGATGAAGAGCTAGTGGCTCATTTGTACAAATGGACTGCGGATATTCCAAAAGTGAAAATCGTATACGCAGGCGGCGCTAAGAGTGTGGATGATTTAAGGCTAGTAGAGAAATTGAGTCATGGCAAAATTGATTTGACCTTTGGTAGTGctcttgatatttttggTGGATCCCTTGTAAAGTTCGAGGACTGTGTCCAATGGAACCATGAGAAACACGCTTAG
- the RPB3 gene encoding DNA-directed RNA polymerase II core subunit RPB3 (highly similar to uniprot|P16370 Saccharomyces cerevisiae YIL021W): MSEEGPQVKIREATKDNVDFILSNVDLALANSLRRVMISEIPTLAIDSVEIETNTTVLADEFIAHRLGLIPLQSADIDQVVYCRDCYCEDHCDRCSVELILHAIGESESTTNVYAKDLQITSDLKGRNIGHPIIQDREANGVLICKLRKGQEIRVKCIAKKGISKEHAKWSPSAAIEFEYDPWNKLKHTDYWYEQDARDEWPQSKNCEFEDPPNEDEDFDYRAKPNTFYINVESVGSITSEQVVVRGIKTLQDKVADILFSLKKMDQEKVNFAAGAVSTHVSQQVPMEEDMDPYGGPVGGSGYDDAW; encoded by the coding sequence ATGAGCGAAGAAGGTCCCCAAGTAAAAATTAGAGAAGCAACCAAGGACAACGTTGACTTTATACTTTCTAATGTCGACTTGGCTTTAGCAAACTCGTTACGTAGAGTCATGATATCTGAGATTCCTACACTAGCCATCGATTCTGTTGAGATTGAAACTAATACTACTGTGTTGGCAGATGAATTTATTGCGCATAGACTTGGGTTAATTCCATTACAAAGTGCAGACATTGATCAAGTTGTATACTGTCGTGACTGTTACTGTGAAGATCACTGTGACCGTTGTTCAGTAGAGCTAATACTACATGCTATCGGTGAGAGTGAATCCACGACGAACGTTTATGCTAAGGATTTGCAGATTACCAGCGATTTGAAGGGTAGAAATATTGGCCATCCAATTATACAAGACAGAGAAGCAAATGGTGTATTAATCTGTAAACTAAGAAAGGGACAAGAGATAAGAGTGAAATGTATCGCTAAGAAGGgtatttcaaaagaacatGCGAAATGGTCACCATCAGCAGCTATAGAGTTTGAATATGATCCATGGAATAAGTTAAAACACACAGATTACTGGTACGAACAGGATGCAAGGGACGAATGGCCTCAATCTAAGAATtgtgaatttgaagatcCTCCTAACGAAGACGAGGATTTCGACTACAGGGCCAAACCTAATACATTTTACATAAACGTCGAGTCTGTTGGTTCCATCACTTCGGAACAAGTCGTCGTACGTGGTATCAAAACTTTACAGGATAAAGTAGCCGACATATTATTCTCATTAAAGAAGATGGACCAAGAGAAAGTTAATTTCGCAGCAGGAGCTGTATCTACGCACGTATCACAACAAGTGCCgatggaagaagatatgGATCCTTATGGAGGGCCAGTAGGAGGCTCAGGATACGATGATGCATGGTGA